A window of Numenius arquata chromosome 6, bNumArq3.hap1.1, whole genome shotgun sequence contains these coding sequences:
- the PLEKHH1 gene encoding pleckstrin homology domain-containing family H member 1, with amino-acid sequence MINFTMAELTVENGSCMDWQKRCLALESQLFKFRLQASKIRELLAEKMQELEQRVIEAEQRAEDAEKQVRVMEEKIKLANVKTSESDSTLHRKYQELMGTVQGKEDLINRLETQLAKQKQLRTEEAKIVQEKAAKIKEWVTFKLRELELENYHLKNCNRRLTEQIEALQDTLQDMTSIPPFESLWSCNSLKPRASQASFAEKIDQKSVLLAPGFRQVCQTGPSKRVLSTAKLVLANDTFTEDGEDKSLLSQSTLKLMSDPSNWSLSTEKDVFPAISSEHRLGYSDPTSLDPPAEATRILDALTFQSSLEGNHSAVGTLQQVASNGTRFSDDLSARFRSHRLDSSSSGEIMSMLEGCLQTAEPSMVVSTSAVTARSFCPGRECGLGSSMTFPKIRTPTTPRDSIQLAKRHYSQPQPGANAFHHIMSLEASTFQPITDSLVCHGQVKETDIDDDGVLEKMETERDLVKEEAEACEEIKHLSAGQREAVSSEAGVLDPGGKPPTPPLHRLPSWESRIYAVAKSGMRFSEVATVNDTSSCFSNLSRSTSGPFTCLIYRNITVPVYTTLKGKATQISNVPFLDESSGSDDDCGSHASFRTSTAGSENRKTSMPGSPRAVKRGVSMSSLSSESDYAIPPDAYSLDGDYSEPEHKLQRTSSYSTDGGICTEPMEKSGYLLKMSSQVKMWKRRWFVLRNRQIMYYKSPSDVIRKPQGQMELNSLCQIVRGEGSQTFQLITEKRTYFLTADSPNILEEWIHVLQSILRVQVTSPVGVPHSDAKPTVKGWLTKVKHGHSKLVWCALIGKTFYYYRNHEDKCPLGHLPMRESKVQEVDRSCDSDEDYEATGGGLLSSHCTLVIHPQDQSPTYLLIRTKQEKNTWLYHLTVAAGSSNATVGTSYEQLIGKLLDAEGDPNSPLWKHPMLCYSKDGLHTSLTTLPSEALQTEALKLFKSCQLFINVPVEAPSIDYHVSLAQTALQVCLTHTELQNEIYCQLVKQTSCRQPQNHSVIQCWQLLALCAPLFLPQHHFLWYIKQHFQRHADPRSEIGKYAIYCQRSVDRTVQTGEREAKPSRMEIVSILLRNPYHHSLPFSIPVHFMNGTYQVVGFDGSSTVDEFIQRLNQETGMRKPSHMGFSLFTDDPSGRNLEHCLQGNTKICDVISKWEQALKELHPGKYEGGTRIVKLTYKNRLYFRSQAKGETDRERLLLAFQVSNEIANGRFPVNKELALEMVALMAQVEYGDLDRPGSSSPGGTSQSKMQHLLHQVLDKFYPKRYKQNITPEQLRQLADRLATKWMVLQGCSPPECIRIYLTVARKWPLFGANVFTAKPVLPSSLEDCPVWIAVNEDGISILDYNTMHLKVSYSYSSVLTFGGCRDDFMIVVSQTKERSSGKNITEKLLFTMAIPKIVEATLLIASYINYRSTPSLLPSTQPSRSKTPANKLWEAESRCFYPSVPRSTKGPTLL; translated from the exons CTTGAGCTAGAAAATTACCACCTGAAAAACTGTAATCGGAGGCTGACGGAGCAAATTGAAGCCCTTCAGGATACATTGCAAG ATATGACCAGCATTCCTCCCTTTGAATCTCTTTGGAGCTGTAATTCTCTGAAGCCCAGAGCATCACAGGCCTCTTTTGCTGAGAAGATAGACCAGAAATCTGTGCTCCTTGCACCTGGTTTCAGACAGGTGTGTCAGACAGGACCTTCCAAACGTGTCCTCTCTACAGCAAAACTAGTTCTTGCCAATGACACCTTTACCGAGGATGGGGAGGATAAATCTCTGCTTTCCCAGAGCACACTGAAGCTCATGTCTGATCCATCAAACTGGAGTCTCTCCACGGAGAAGGATGTATTCCCAGCCATAAGTTCTGAACACAGGTTAGGGTACTCTGATCCCACATCACTGGACCCACCAGCTGAGGCCACAAGAATCCTTGATGCTTTGACTTTCCAGTCATCTTTGGAAGGAAACCATAGCGCTGTGGGCACCTTGCAACAAGTGGCTTCGAACGGCACGCGCTTCTCTGATGATCTGAGTGCCAGGTTCCGCTCCCACAGGCTggactcctcttcctcaggagaaATAATGAGCATGCTTGAGGGCTGTCTCCAAACTGCTGAGCCATCCATGGTTGTGTCAACATCAGCTGTTACAGCACGTTCCTTCTGTCCAGGGAGGGAATGCGGCCTTGGCAGTAGTATGACCTTTCCGAAAATACGAACTCCCACTACACCAAGAGACAGTATCCAACTAGCCAAGAGGCATTACAGCCAACCACAGCCAGGGGCTAATGCTTTCCATCACATAATGAGCTTAGAGGCTAGCACCTTCCAGCCCATAACAGACTCCCTAGTCTGCCATGGGCAAGTGAAGGAGACAGACATCGATGATGATGGGGTACTGGAGAAGATGGAGACAGAACGTGACCTGGTGAAGGAAGAAGCTGAAGCGTGTGAGGAAATCAAACACTTATCTGCAGGGCAAAGAGAAGCTGTGAGTTCTGAGGCCGGCGTACTTGACCCAGGAGGTAAACCTCCCACACCACCGCTGCACAGATTACCATCGTGG GAGAGTCGAATCTATGCTGTGGCTAAGTCTGGCATGAGGTTTTCTGAAGTGGCCACAGTGAATGATACTTCCAGCTGCT TTTCCAATTTGTCGCGTTCAACTTCTGGGCCATTTACCTGTCTCATCTACAGAAATATCACAGTGCCAGTCTACACTACGCTGAAGGGG AAAGCCACACAGATCAGCAACGTGCCTTTCTTAGATGAGTCTTCAGGCTCTGATGATGACTGTGGCTCCCATGCCAGCTTCAGGACTTCTACTGCTGGATCCGAGAACAGGAAAACTAGCATGCCAGGCAGCCCTCGCGCAGTGAAGAGAG GTGTATCTATGTCCTCACTGAGCTCCGAGAGTGACTATGCCATCCCTCCTGATGCCTACTCCTTGGATGGTGACTATTCAGAGCCAGAACATAAGCTACAACGAACATCTTCCTATTCTACTGATGGTGGAATTTGCACT GAGCCCATGGAGAAGTCAGGTTACTTGCTGAAAATGAGCAGCCAGGTGAAGATGTGGAAGAGACGATGGTTTGTTCTAAGAAACAGACAAATCATGTACTACAAGTCTCCG AGTGACGTTATCCGCAAACCACAAGGGCAGATGGAGCTGAATTCCTTGTGCCAAATTGTCAGAGGGGAAGGGTCGCAGACATTCCAG CTCATAACAGAAAAGAGAACCTATTTCCTGACAGCAGACTCTCCCAACATCCTGGAGGAATGGATTCATGTCCTACAGAGTATCCTGAGAGTGCAAGTGACCAGTCCTGTTGGTGTTCCTCATAGTGATGCTAAACCTACTGTGAAAGGTTGGCTCACCAag GTCAAGCATGGTCACTCTAAGCTGGTCTGGTGTGCACTGATTGGAAAAACTTTCTACTACTATCGAAATCATGAAGATAAG TGTCCCCTAGGGCATCTGCCTATGCGTGAGTCCAAAGTGCAAGAAGTAGACCGTTCCTGTGACTCTGATGAAGATTATGAAGCCACTGGTGGAGGACTTCTCTCATCTCACTGTACATTGGTGATTCACCCACAGGACCAGAGTCCCACATACTTACTCATTCGCACCAAACAGGAGAAG AACACCTGGCTGTACCATCTGACCGTAGCGGCTGGTAGCAGTAATGCCACAGTGGGCACATCATATGAACAACTCATTGGAAAactattggatgcagagggagacCCCA ATTCTCCTCTGTGGAAACATCCTATGTTGTGCTACAGTAAAGATGGGTTGCACACATCCCTCACCACTCTGCCGTCGGAGGCTCTACAGACTGAAGCTCTGAAACTTTTTAAG TCCTGTCAGCTGTTCATCAATGTCCCTGTGGAGGCACCCTCTATTGATTACCACGTGTCACTTGCCCAGACAGCACTGCAGGTCTGCTTGACACATACTGAGCTGCAGAATGAAATTTACTGTCAGCTTGTTAAACAGACCAGCTGCCGACAACCCCAGAACCATTCAGTCATTCAG TGCTGGCAACTCCTGGCTTTGTGTGCTCCTCTATTCCTGCCTCAGCATCACTTCCTCTGGTACATCAAGCAGCACTTCCAGCGACATGCAGACCCCAG GAGTGAAATAGGCAAGTATGCCATCTACTGCCAGAGATCAGTAGACCGCACTGTGCAGACTGGTGAGCGGGAAGCCAAGCCCTCCCGGATGGAGATTGTGTCCATCCTGCTGAGAAATCCCTACCACCACTCGCTCCCCTTTAGCATCCCAGTGCACTTCATGAATGGTACCTACCAG GTTGTAGGTTTTGATGGTTCCTCAACAGTTGATGAATTCATCCAGCGACTGAACCAGGAGACAGGAATGAGGAAGCCATCCCACATGGGATTTTCTCTGTTCACAGATGATCCTTCTGGCAGGAATTTGGAACATTGTCTGCAGGGCAACACAAAG ATCTGTGATGTCATTTCTAAATGGGAACAAGCCTTAAAAGAATTGCATCCTGGGAAATATGAAGGTGGCACAAGAATTGTGAAGTTGACCTATAAGAACAG GCTATATTTTCGGAGCCAGGCCAAAGGTGAGACAGACCGGGAGCGGTTGCTACTGGCCTTCCAAGTCAGCAATGAAATAGCCAATGGAAGGTTTCCTGTTAATAAGGAATTAGCTCTGGAAATGGTGGCTCTGATGGCTCAG GTGGAGTATGGGGATTTGGATCGACCAGGATCTTCAAGTCCTGGAGGAACATCACAATCAAAAATGCAGCATCTTCTCCACCAAGTCTTAGATAAATTCTACCCTAAACGCTACAAGCAAAACATTACTCCCGAACAGCTCAG GCAACTGGCTGACAGGCTGGCAACGAAGTGGATGGTTCTACAGGGATGCTCTCCACCAGAATGCATTCGAATTTATTTGACAGTGGCCCGGAAGTGGCCTCTCTTTGGAGCCAACGTATTTACTGCAAAG CCTGTTTTGCCTTCCTCGTTGGAAGACTGTCCAGTCTGGATAGCTGTGAATGAAGATGGTATCAGCATACTGGATTATAACACTATG CACTTGAAGGTCTCTTATTCATACTCCTCTGTGCTGACCTTTGGAGGCTGTCGAGATGACTTCATGATTGTAGTCAGTCAAACGAAAGAAAGGAGTTCTGGaaaaaacatcactgaaaaacTCCTTTTCACAATGGCAATTCCAAAG attGTTGAAGCAACACTTCTTATTGCCAGCTATATTAACTACCGTTCGACACCTTCGCTCCTACCTTCTACACAGCCCTCCCGCAGCAAAACACCTGCCAACAAGCTCTGGGAGGCTGAAAGTCGGTGCTTTTACCCTTCTGTGCCCCGAAGCACTAAGGGGCCCACCCTGCTCTGA
- the PIGH gene encoding phosphatidylinositol N-acetylglucosaminyltransferase subunit H, translating to MEERRYRSASGAPIALRRRQHSASCRELAVRCPRLRLRSLSAATSAAWLAAYGLFVLTENSMVLSAAIIITLIGLIVYLHFVKIDQESLLVIGSLGIQVTSSYASGKESTTFIEMSQVKDVVINEAIHMQKVMYYLCILLQDPGDPQGVSEVVPLFQSSKPRLDCLIELYKSCQEILEQRKTAPQSSGIK from the exons ATGGAGGAGCGACGGTACCGCTCGGCCTCGGGGGCGCCCATCGCGCTGCGGCGCCGCCAGCACAGCGCCTCCTGCCGGGAGCTGGCCGTGCGCTGCCCCCGCCTGCGGCTCCGCTCACTCAGCGCCGCCACCTCCGCCGCCTGGCTGGCGGCCTACGGCCTCTTCGTGCTCACCGAG AATAGCATGGTGCTTTCTGCTGCTATCATCATCACGCTGATTGGCCTGATCGTATACTTGCACTTCGTGAAAATTGACCAGGAATCGCTGTTGGTCATCGGCTCGCTCGGCATTCAGGTGACTTCATCCTATGCTTCAGGGAAGGAGAGCACAACCTTCATTGAGATGAGTCAAGTGAAGGATGTGGTTATCAATGAAGCCATCCATATG CAAAAAGTTATGTACTACCTGTGCATCCTCCTCCAGGACCCTGGAGATCCTCAGGGAGTATCTGAGGTTGTGCCACTCTTTCAG AGCTCCAAGCCACGTCTGGACTGCTTGATAGAGTTGTACAAAAGTTGCCAAGAGatcctggagcagaggaagacGGCTCCACAGTCAAGTGgtataaaatag